The DNA sequence CGCATGCGTATCTTGCCGGTATCACGATCGCGGTACGCACGCCGGAGAACGGCGCGACGGTCCGTGAGCCCCTGATTACTGTCGCAGGCGAGATTGCAAACGCCGCATTCATCACACTAAACGGCCGCGAGCTCCTCACCGATGAGGGCGGCCAATTCGAAGAGAGCATCCTCGTCTCCCCGGGCTACAACCTTTTCACCGTTGCGGCAGAAGACAAGTTTGGTAGGATGAAAGAGAAAAAACTCGAAATCATCTACCGACCCTGAGAATATGAAAAACGAAGCCGCAACCGCACAGGTGCTCTCGAATTTCTTCGCCGATGGAGCAAAGATCGTTTTCGGCTCGATGGTCGTTGGCGTACTCATCCAAAACGGTAATGTGCCCGCCCCGACGACAACAATCATTTCTGGTAGCGTCTTGACCATATTCTTCCTGATAGTTGCGGTGCATCTACAGAAAAAAGGGTAGCCGAACATGCATCTATGAATCTGCTTACATTCTATATCGCAGCAAGCATCATCGCGCTCATGGGCATCATGTGGCTTATTATTAGTGATCGAAAAAAATAACTATGGACTCAAACACTTCGCAAACCATAATCCTGTTTGTTTTGCTCGCCATAAACGCCATTGCCATTGTCTACTACACGCGCAAGCACCCGGAAGCACTCCGATAAAAAAATATGAACTCCAAGACACCTCCACATGCCGGCTTCGGCTCGCTCGGGTTTCTCGTTGCGGTCGGCGTCGCGCTTGCTCTGTTCGCGGCGCTCGTGATCGCGCGGCCGTGGCAAACAACAACCCCGAAAGTCGTACCCGAAATCCGGCCACCATCAGAAAAAAACATGCGCCCTACCTCTGCTCCACAACCGCCCGTTGTTGGGCAACCGACCTACGCAACCCCAAGCACAGCAGCCGTTCAAATTCCAACAAACGACCAATCCTGCACTCTCGATACAGATTGTGTTATTGTCTCAACCATCTGCAGCACGTGCGAATGTGGCATGCCGGTAAATAAAATGCACGAGCAGAAATATGTTGATGTATGGAAAGTCCAATGTAAGAATTATCACGGTGGCATATGCGATTATTTATGCCGCACGCCATTTGCAAAATGCCTCAGCGGTAAATGTGTATTGAGTGAGTCGCCGTAATGCGATCCAATTGATTTTTGAGCATCTCGGTGTATAGTTTTCCTATGCACGCACCAAAACTTCCCATCATCGACATCAAAAAGTACGGCGGCAAACAGATTGCAATCGCGAACGGTAAGATTGTCGCTGCGGGCAAAAATTCCGTTGAGGCGTTCACAAAGGCCCGGCAGAATCTTCCAGAAAAGACATGGAGACAGATCTGCTCGTCAGCGTCCCGAAAGGACTGACGGTCGTATAGCTAAAATAAAAACCATGACGCAAACAACCCTCTACGACAAAATTTCCGATCTCGAAACGCAACTCCAGGAATTAAAATTGGAGGCATATTTTTCGTTGCCCGAGAAAAAACGTACTGGCGGACGATACTCCGAAACAACGCTCCTTGATGCTGTAAAAAAAACGCGCCGGAATATGTGGAACAAACGATATACAAAAAAGATTGCGCGTGTTCGTTGACACAAGCGCTCTGCTCGCAGGCCTCAACTCACCGAGCGGCGCCGCCGGTGCGATGCTTGCAGCGCTCTTCGCCGATAAACAACTGTTCAAAATCATCCTCTCAAATCAAGTTATCGAGGAAGCGGAACGTAACATACGCCTCAAATTTCCACTACTCACTGACGCGTGGCTCTCATTCATGCTGCATGCACCTCTCGTCGCTCCGGACGCAACCATCGCCGAAATACGCACAGCGTTTGAGGTAATAGGCACCGATGACGCGCCGATTTTGGCAAGCGCCATCAAAGCATGCGCTGACGTCCTCGTCACCTGGAATACGCGAGACTTCATGAAAGAAAAGGTGTTGCAAGCAAACCCATTTCCCATACTCACACCGGGAAATTTTTTGAAACAGTTTGTACGAAAAACATGAGCTCCAGAACACCTTGTATGGGATAATAAAGAAAAGTTGTCAGTGATTGATTGGTGGAATAAGTATGGGCCATACACTCCAGAAAGGAATTCTGTGGCCTTACGCCAAGTACTTTTTCTGTCAAGAATAAGGTTGTGGACGATGTAGACGGCATTTATATTGGAGGGTCAGAGGGAGTTTTAACGAACTATTTCATTTTACCTGCACCTGGTAACAAAATATTGGAGATAAATCTAATGATACTTAATAGCAAGCAGATTCTCTCCACCTTCAAATTCATAAAATCATCGTAACCATAATTCATGCTTCTTGATTCATAATTCTTAGCTACCACCATGCCCAAAAAACCTGACGACAACAAAAACGAGCAAGCGCCGGGCCCAGCCTCCGCCAAAGGCTTCGGCGGGCAAGCAGCCACGAACACCGCGATTGACGAGAGCATCCGGCAAATCAAGACGAAGTTCGGCGAGGAGGCTGCTCGGCAACTACAGCGGGTAACGGAAAAAATCGTTGCAGAGTATCAACCGGAGAAAATAATCCTGTTCGGCTCGTGGGCCTGGGGCGTACCACATGAGTGGAGCGATCTCGATCTGTTTATCGTAAAAGATTCTCCAAAAAAACGTCGGGAGCGAGAATATGAACTGCGAATGAAACTGTTCGGCAACAAGTTTCCACCCATGGACTTGCTCATCTACACGCCGGAAGAGATGGAAAAACGCGTCCACATAGGAGACTTCTTCGTGAATGACATCCTCGACCGCGGCACCGTGCTCTATGAAAAAACATAAACTCTCGGAACAAGAATTGCAGACTGAAGAATGGGTCAAGCGGGCGACCGACGATGAACTCACCGCTCGCTCAATCCTCAAACACCGCGACGCGCCGCCGATGCCGGTCTGCTTTTTCTCACAGCAACTTGCCGAGAAATATCTCAAAGCGTTCCTGGTGCACCAGAGCCGGTGGTACCCGAAAATTCACCCGCTTGATGTGCTGCTCGAGCACTGCCGAGACCTCGATGCGGAATTTGCGAAGCTCAAAGAAGACTGCCTCTTCCTCACGTCGTTCTACCGCGACACGCGGTACCCAGCTGATACGCCAGACTACGATTGGAATGAGTGTGAAGCGGCGTTCGCAGCGGCGATTCGCGTGAAAGAATTCGTGCAAGAAAAACTCAAAATACTCACCTACAGCGCTGAAGCAGATCGCGGCTTCGGCGCGCTCGGGTTTCTCGTGGTGACCGGCGGCGCGCTTGCTCTGTTCGCGGCACTGATGATCGCGCGACCGTGGAGCGCGACTCCGCAACAGACGTATCCAATTTCCGATGAGACAATCGGCGCACCAACAGGCCCGACAGACGCGACTGATTCCTACGACCGACTGTGTGAATTAACCGGCGGCACGGCCGTATCCTGCCCGGAAAATCCTCCGCCAAACGCGGGGATGTGTCTACAATGTATGTGTCCCGAAGGAACATCATGGCAACCGGCCCGTGGCGGATGCATGCATGACGCGGAGTCCAGTCCTCTAAACTCCAATGTCCAACCACCCGACGCAAACACTCTCTCGTCAATCGACACCTCAGACTGGAAGACGTATCGTAATGAGGAGTATGGGTTTGAGTTTCAATATCCATCTACATGGAGCATTCGAACAGATGGCATTAATGATTTATCGCTCTTGCGTCCCGGAATGAAACTACCCAGCAAAGAGAACTTACCCTCACACGATGGTGTTTATTGGGGAGACATTCTAATTGATATATTCTCGAACCCAGATAATCTTTCCATCGAAGAGTATTTGAGCAAACCGGGGAACACATGGAAGCCCTTCGATCAAAATTTACCATTTGATCAGATCGCTATAAAAAATGGTGGTGAAATTTTTATATTTAGAAACATTCCTGGATTCTTCATATCAAGCTTTGCGTATATAAAGGGAAAACGCCCAATAATAGAAATTGCTGATATAGACATAGAAGATGAGTTCCGAGAGGAAATTTTTAATCACATTCTCTCCACTTTCAAATTCATAAAATCATCGTAACCATAATTCATGCTTCTTGATTCATAATTCTTAGCCACCACCATGCCCAAAAAACCTGACGACAACAAAACCGAAAAAGCGTCGGGCGCCGCGAGCGCCACGAACACCGCGATTGACGACGCGATACGGCAGATCAAGACCAAGTTCGGCGAGGAGGCGATTATGAAGCTCGGCGACCAGCCGAAGGTTGGCGTTGACGCGATCCCCACCGGCTCGATCGGGCTCGACTACGCGCTTGGCATCGGCGGCATCCCGCGCGGCAGGATTATCGAAATCTTTGGCCCAGAAAGTTCCGGGAAGACCTCCTTGGCGCTTCACATCGTCGCCGAGGCGCAGAAAAAGGGCGGCGTGTGCGCGTTCATTGACGCCGAGCACGCGCTCGACCCGGAGTATTCAAAAAAACTCGGCGTGAAGACTGCGGAGCTCTTGATCTCCCAGCCGGACACCGGCGAGCAGGCGCTCGAGATCACCGAGTCCCTCGTGCGCTCGGGGAAAATTGACGTCGTCGTCATTGACTCCGTCGCGGCACTCACGCCAAAAGACGAGATCGAAGGCGAGATGGGCGCGCAACACATGGGAAAGCAAGCTCGCCTCATGAGCCAGGCGCTGCGCAAGCTCACGGCAATCGTCGCAAAGAGCAAAACCGTCGTCATTTTCATCAACCAAATCCGGATGCAGATCGGGGTCCAGTGGGGAAATCCCGAAACCACTCCGGGCGGCAAAGCGCTCAAATTTTACACCTCGGTGCGACTCGACATCCGCCGCATCGCGCAAATTAAGAAAGGCGAGGAAGTCGTCG is a window from the bacterium genome containing:
- a CDS encoding DUF5678 domain-containing protein; this encodes MHAPKLPIIDIKKYGGKQIAIANGKIVAAGKNSVEAFTKARQNLPEKTWRQICSSASRKD
- a CDS encoding type II toxin-antitoxin system VapC family toxin, coding for MFVDTSALLAGLNSPSGAAGAMLAALFADKQLFKIILSNQVIEEAERNIRLKFPLLTDAWLSFMLHAPLVAPDATIAEIRTAFEVIGTDDAPILASAIKACADVLVTWNTRDFMKEKVLQANPFPILTPGNFLKQFVRKT
- a CDS encoding nucleotidyltransferase domain-containing protein, producing MPKKPDDNKNEQAPGPASAKGFGGQAATNTAIDESIRQIKTKFGEEAARQLQRVTEKIVAEYQPEKIILFGSWAWGVPHEWSDLDLFIVKDSPKKRREREYELRMKLFGNKFPPMDLLIYTPEEMEKRVHIGDFFVNDILDRGTVLYEKT
- a CDS encoding HEPN domain-containing protein; translation: MKKHKLSEQELQTEEWVKRATDDELTARSILKHRDAPPMPVCFFSQQLAEKYLKAFLVHQSRWYPKIHPLDVLLEHCRDLDAEFAKLKEDCLFLTSFYRDTRYPADTPDYDWNECEAAFAAAIRVKEFVQEKLKILTYSAEADRGFGALGFLVVTGGALALFAALMIARPWSATPQQTYPISDETIGAPTGPTDATDSYDRLCELTGGTAVSCPENPPPNAGMCLQCMCPEGTSWQPARGGCMHDAESSPLNSNVQPPDANTLSSIDTSDWKTYRNEEYGFEFQYPSTWSIRTDGINDLSLLRPGMKLPSKENLPSHDGVYWGDILIDIFSNPDNLSIEEYLSKPGNTWKPFDQNLPFDQIAIKNGGEIFIFRNIPGFFISSFAYIKGKRPIIEIADIDIEDEFREEIFNHILSTFKFIKSS
- the recA gene encoding recombinase RecA — protein: MPKKPDDNKTEKASGAASATNTAIDDAIRQIKTKFGEEAIMKLGDQPKVGVDAIPTGSIGLDYALGIGGIPRGRIIEIFGPESSGKTSLALHIVAEAQKKGGVCAFIDAEHALDPEYSKKLGVKTAELLISQPDTGEQALEITESLVRSGKIDVVVIDSVAALTPKDEIEGEMGAQHMGKQARLMSQALRKLTAIVAKSKTVVIFINQIRMQIGVQWGNPETTPGGKALKFYTSVRLDIRRIAQIKKGEEVVGGRVRVKVVKNKVAPPFRSTEFDLLYGEGIAREGELLALGEKYKLIEKSGASYSYGEHKLGRGYDAARTFLKDNPKVAADLLKQIRGAMTRLETGN